CGTCCCAGAGCTGCTCAAGCTTCGGATGCTCTACGTGATGCTCAAGGAACAGCTCGTATAGATCTCTCCATTTCGGGGTCTTATTATCAGGCTTCGCTCCGTCAGGAGATGTATGATTGGAGTCTTGTTTGTCTTGTTGACTCTTGCGTTCAGGCGGATACATTTCATTGAGGAGCACCGCACACTCCTCGCCTAGTTTGTCACAGGAGTGCTTTAGATGGTCGTACTGCTCTGGGGTCTGGTGGTCTTTGGTCCATTTGAATCGATATCCCCAGGCCTCTCGCATATCGCCCTCGGAATTGGTGGCTTTAGACGGCGTCATGGTTGATGATAGCAAGGCGGTTGCTGATTCAGATGTCAAAAATTACCCTCAACGGTCGATGCAGAACAGAATACTGGGTAACTGCGAGGGGCTACTGGCCTGATATCTACAGCCTCGGTCCCGTTGAGAAACCCGACTGCTCTGCGAGTCGTGTTGCAGTAGTAATAGCCAGGCCACGAATGGACGTCCCAAAACAGCAGACAAGACGATCTGATGTGTGCAACAGTTGGCATCGAAAGTGTTGTGGCTCATGCCTAGCTTGACAGGCGCAGCTTCGGGCTATTACAGGGCTCCGAGGAGTGGATGACAATAGCCTCACCCGGCTAATTACATGCAAGCTCTTGTTCCTTCCCGTCGACTAGTGGGCAGTTTACTAATCCCTCACAGCCTTGAGAGGCGATCACCAAGCCGAGCTAGCGTAGTTGTCCATGTCAGATTGTCGGAGTCAAGGCTCCCCAGTCTCTGACGCGGACAATCTGACTCGAGCCGCGGGTTTCTCGGTAGTTTCCTGGGTTTATCCCTGAAGTAGAAATGGCTGGCTACCAAGAGTGCGGGGCCCCGCATTCAAACTACAAAGAGCGTTTTAGGGGTTGACTTCTCATGGAGTCAGACTAGCCGTCTTGAGCTGGGCTTCTGGGGTCCCCGCGTTTTGACACCTTGGCACACAATACGGCGTCCATGTTTAACATTCGTGTACGGAAAACAACGTATTTAAATGCTGCTTATAAGGTCTAGCTTCAAGCTGCGAAAATAGGTGATAAATGAGAACATGATATTTTGCTCAGCGTTTATAATACATTACTCTTATCCTATGTGCCCCAGCCTTTCCGCACCATATTCTCTCCAGTGTGCATGAACACAGCCATGACCAAGTCCCAAGAAGACGATCAGTATACTCCCTCCTCGGAGCAGGTAGAGAAGGCGGAACACGGCGGTATTCTAGCCGTCGACGTCAACTACAACGCCCATGCTGTCAAGGGGGACGATTCCGATGGAGTTGTTGATTGGACCTGGCGCCATGCCATTGCCTCCATCTCTCTCGCCGGGCTATACGTAGGTATGTCACCTCCCCACTCCCCTGACCTCATCACCATGCTCATTTTATAGGCGCCCAGGTTCCGCTTTACTTTGTAGGTGGCTCCCTCACCTACATAGTCAAAGACATCGGATCCTCCGAAAAGTCCTCATGGCTACCCATCGCCAACACGCTGACCATCGCCGTCGTGGCGCCCTTTGTCggatatctccaagatctcttCGGTCGACGCTACATTTCGCTCGCTGGCGGCGTGACCATTCTTATCGGTGTCATTCTCGTTGGCACAACGCATACCTTTGGTCAGGCGGTTGTTGGTATGGCCTTTGCCGGTGCTGGAGCTGCTGTCGGTGAACTCACCGCTCTTGCTGGGTTTGTGgtctcctctcttccctaAGATAACTGCTGACTTCTTTGCGTACCGGTAGCATTGCGGAACTCGTCCCTGTGAAGAAACGCGGGTTTTACCTCGCACTGGTGACTTTCTTCGTGATTCCATTTGTTCCGTACGTCATGTACGGTCAGATTTTGAGCAAGTATCATACATGGAGATGGGGCATGTGGATCTCACTGTAGGTCTCTGCGATGGCATCTGGTACGAACATGGGCTGATAAGAACACAGGATATACAACGGCATCTGCCTTGCCGTGGTGGCTCTCACATATTTTCCCCAATCCCATAAGAGAGCCGGAGAACTATCCAAGATGGAGATTCTCAAGTCTATCGATTACGTCGGGGCCTTTTTGTCTATTGTCGGCCTGACTCTCTTGTAAGCATCTCCCAATTCACTTCCTCTAAGACTGATCTAACACCGTCAAACAGCCTGGTTGCCCTTCAGGCCGGCGGGTACTCTCATCCTTGGTCCTCAGCCTACGTTCTATGCCTTCTTCTGATCGGCATCTTTATGATCATCGCATTCTGCATCTGGGAGGCCAAGTTCGCAAAGTGTCCAATGGTCCCAGGTGACTTATTCAAAGGACAACCTGTCGTCGCAGTAGCCTTCCTGGTGGCCTTTGTAGGCGGCTTGAACTTTTACTCGTCCATCAACTTCTACCCGCTCGAGGCACTGACTGTGTTTGATCCGGCTCCTGTTCAGGTTGGCCTCAAGGGCTTGGCATCTGGTCTCGGTATCACCATTGGCGCCACGGTCATCAATGGGGCGCTGTCGTGGTTTAAAGGAAATGCTAGAGAGCTGCTCCTTTTCTCATGTGTTATGATGACTGCCTTTGGAGGAGCCTTGGCTGCGGTGACACCTGACACTCCTGCTTTGATCTATATCTTTGGCGTCTTTTCTGGCATTGGAGTCGGCGGTGTCCTCGTTCCAGCGGCAACCGTTGCAATTACGGTTGCGTAAGTCAGACTGACTCCCATCCAGACCCCATTTGCTAACTGCCTTGCTCTCATTCAGACCAGACGAACTCATCGCCACGTGTGTCGCCCTCTCACTATCCATTCGTGTCGTAGGTGGCTCCATCGGTTACAGCATCTACTATAACATCTTTTACCACAAGCTCAAATCCAAGCTTCCCTACGTCGTTGCCGACTATGCTATCAAAGCAGGGCTTCCTCTCACCTCTGCCACGCAGTTTGTCACTGCCTACATTCTTGAGCCTTCTGCTCTAGCTTCTG
The window above is part of the Fusarium musae strain F31 chromosome 6, whole genome shotgun sequence genome. Proteins encoded here:
- a CDS encoding hypothetical protein (EggNog:ENOG41), which codes for MEILKSIDYVGAFLSIVGLTLFLVALQAGGYSHPWSSAYVLCLLLIGIFMIIAFCIWEAKFAKCPMVPGDLFKGQPVVAVAFLVAFVGGLNFYSSINFYPLEALTVFDPAPVQVGLKGLASGLGITIGATVINGALSWFKGNARELLLFSCVMMTAFGGALAAVTPDTPALIYIFGVFSGIGVGGVLVPAATVAITVAPDELIATCVALSLSIRVVGGSIGYSIYYNIFYHKLKSKLPYVVADYAIKAGLPLTSATQFVTAYILEPSALASVPGVTPEILKAAAIGSRWGYAYALKYVWLTSIAFGVCAIVACAFIGNTKKYMTNRIAARIAH